The genomic stretch tgggggggtgggctCAACACTGATGTGTTCAGGTGTTGATCAGAGTGACAGCCTGGGGgaagatatatatagatatatatgtatatgatgTATATGTAGACAtcaccctgtgattggctggcgaccagtccagtgtgtaccccgcctgttgcccgaagtcagctgggataggctccagcatgcccccgcgacccgaaagaggagaagcggtgttgaaaatggatggatggatggatgtagacATCGCATTGAGTGGGTCTGCCCACTGCTGCGATACGTCAAtgtcaccgccatattggatgtggcaaggctgcgctgtaaatgagtTCAACTAAaagtacttactttcataaagcacctttctacaaagaaatttaagttaatgcttctcgtttatacattcacacacgcacactaatATATTGGGAAACAGGCACCAAAaccaatgtatttgatcttctcagatggctaacaTAAGAACTTTGTACGCCGACTCCTCGCCACCTTGGATGAGACCGATGACTGTTGTGTCGTCTGCGGAGGAAGACTGTCGCAGCAGTCTCCATCCGCGTATACAAGtataaacactgtggaacacgcACATAAAAATGGACAGGCGAGAGCGTGTAGTGATACGAATGGAGAGGAAATAATGCAAAGcgactgagaggtctgacttttttgttagccacagttttgtgatgcaaatgttactcttttgaacccatattgttttgagaagccaaattctttacttaagtgagcgaaggctgggcgatatggaccaacaCCCATCTCTCTATATATTTTAGGAAGAATattgatatacgatatatatcctgatatttTGTACGCAAAGTGACttcagacaaaatcaaagccaaatatgcgtgtcaagttgttttattaaagtaAATAGCCTACTTAACAtgacgatgttttttttttattttaaagcttcatgcaagctgcacatacattttttaaatctaaaaatagcctctaaaataaagtaggctattctctttttgaaataaaaatagaaaaagtcaaGTATAATCTTTTTAgaacaaacctttagctgtgctcaaatcctcagctaataacaaaataagaagtgcccggtttaagaggatattttaaaatgtcagcaactcaaaatcTTTATATTGAATAGTGgtatttttttaggtaaacatttttagaagaaaatgtccttattttgtgccaggaataccaaccaacctgtcaactgcatcagggttagcaactgtctgtctaatttccttgtacatttgttaAAGCTTGtcatgctaaataattgtgaccgcgaagctcgctggacatcgcgagtccatcattttcagcaggtttttaaagccattttttCCCTCTGTTTCAACAGGACcgtatcttagcaatgtgataggacacctctttataatagcacaccctttgcttttcctttcatgaggaatgCAAAAGCGTGCAGCTTtacacattcctcgtattggagtttgtgtcAAGTTTTAAGGTgctgaaaaagatttttttattctctaaattcaaagtacctccacattactgagctaccgcttattccttgctgacttATTCTTTCACGGCAGAGGCTGTCGCTTTGACTGGAGCCGTCGGGCTTCTGCTATGTAGACtggatatagactggatttgaaACAGTGCAAATCCTATATCTATATCGATATCAatgatatggttggttttgatattcTGCTTcaagtaaatattgatattttaaaaatatcgatatatcgcccaaccctaaagtgaccccagcaactaactggaactacgttcctgcTCACCggaatctgaccagaactccgctcacGTGACAAAGTGGGGtctaagtcactgttgatacactacactgctgatggggatgtcatacaacttcatgtcaaaaaatctgaaccatCCCTTAACTTGATTAGCATCAAATTGTGTAGTACTTACTCTTCCTGAAGCACGTAGGTTCACAGTTGTTTTCAAACAAGCGCTGACACATACTTGTGTCACAGTGGATGTACACCTGGTGGAAGACACAAAAGGAATGTTTAATCCTGCAGACAGGAGCAGGGTAGGTCTTTATTtgcacaaatgcatttttagaaACATATTAAATACTGCTCCTacataaaacaacacattttacttaaatgctttacagatgccacgtctGCTTTATaggctgtgtgtgtggtgaTAAAGATGTCTAGTGCGACACCAGTCATTGAAAAGGTAATTACAGCCAACTAGTGGTATCACCTGTCCTTTAGGGCAAAAAGGCTGATTAATTAGTGTTGGGCATCTATGAAAATAGATTTTATTTGCaatttcttcatatttttgcaTCACATACCTTTCGTGTGAGAGGACTCCTAACCTCTGGATCTGTGGCCCCTCCCTTGCCTGAATTGTTCACCACAGTGGACAGAAAAGTGAACATCTTGAAGATAAACCTCCTGTGGTGGGTGGGATACAGGAGGCCTGAAGAGGGGCCGACTGGAACCAGGGTGGTCTGGTAACTGTCATCCACCCACGGGCAGCTGTGATCAGGGCGAGACAAGAGATCATATCTAAAACATCCCAAATCATCTGATGATTAAAACAAGAGTGCCACTTACTCTTACCCATCAACCAGCAAGTCCCACTGAGGCACGCTGTGAGGGCTGGGGTTAGCAGTGGCCCAGCATCGCCCAAGAGTCAAGACCAGGTTGGGGTCAGTCCTAGCCGGCATTCTGACCTCAACATACACGGGATCTCTGAGCACCTTTAAAAGCGGGTAGTCACTATCCTCGTAGAAGGAGCGGAAGGCCAAATCCTCTGTGAGTACAGAAAAATATAAAAGCTGAAATCAAAGTCACTTCCAATGGGGACTAACATGACAACGTTCTACGCACACCTTCAACACAACCCTTGGTTGTGCACACTCCACTGCCCAGCCGGAGCTCCACATTTAAGGGCCCAGGAGCTGCAGCTGGATTCGGTTGAGGAACCTGGCCCACCTCAATGACCTGCGCTTCAGTGGAGAAGCCTGCATATTTACACTGCAGAAGCACCCTGTGAGAAACCAACCgggacattattattattatttttataaacaCCACAATATCAGGCACACCTGCAATCCAATACAACGTTGCAAGATTATGTTCAGTTTTGACTCTTGAGgggtaataataatgtaaccaCCTACAGTATCTCTTTGTTTGCATTATCATTTTAGCAAATGAAGACTTTCCATACATGTCGTGTGATCGCATTCGATtatacaggtgtacctaatgatgtgtccAGCAGTGGATTTGTAAAATAACACGATGAACTTTGTGTCCTTTTGCACTCAATTCAAGGTAAAGCTAAAATGACCTTTTTAACCAGGACTTTGAATAATTTGAACCGATGAGTTCTTTAAATTTTTTGCCTAGGATTGAATCATTTTAACCTATGACCTctttatattttaatgttgttttgcattttatgcATATTTGACATCTGTTTTGTCAAGCACTTTGTGGCCTTTGTGAAAAGTGTCATATAAATAAATTGCCTTACTAATAGTGACCGTCTGTTTTTGCTGACATTGACTAGTTACTGTACGTAGTATCCAAGGAGTGGCATAATAAATGATTCGTTAATGGATAATAACTGAGAAGTGAGGCAAAATCGAGTGCATCCCCCTACCTGACTGCAACAGCAGAACTGCTATATCTAGTTTGCTGGCTTGCATCAGTTTTGCGATTTGTTGCCTAGCATTAATTGTTTAAAACTCAAAAGTGGAAGAACATTTCCTTAGTATTTATAGCCATTGGatattctaaatatataaaaattcaATTGCATTTTCACCAATGTTAAAATTCGGTCAAGTGTCCAACCTAACTAGTGTCTAATGAGAGTGTAGGAATAGGAGAACCACATACTGATATTGGCTGTCCCTGGTAATTGCTCCATACAGTCCAGTAGTGACTTCATAGGTGGACGACATCCTGTTCTCATAGATTACAACACCATCCTCTTCCTACAGTTGGTTTGCAGCATTACAAGTTTTCTTACTGTCAGAAAGTAATAATGAAAGAAAGTAATAAAGTCCGCCTCACCATAATCACAGTGCCGCAGGCTGTGATGGGGAACTGGTAGATCGCAAAAGCTGAAGTGGCGTCAACTGGGCGGCACCTTGGCTCATTTGCATGGAATGATATGGACTCGAAGTCAATGTTGGGCTGGGTGGATTCTCTGGCGACCACCACTATCATCTGGCCATCCTTGGTGCACTGGAGAGTGACTTAAGACAGCATTTTTACTGAATTGTCAAAACACAGGATGCAGTCatacaaacaagaaaaaaagacctACCACATTTGCCATAATAGCACATGTGGCCATCATGGCAGCAGTTAATGTCACGACAATCAGAAGAGGAGATGCTTGCAGAGCCGCACTGTATCTTGTGACGTGCCTCCACCTCACAAGAGAGTTGGTGTGTGCCTGTCGGGGCTTTGGACTTGGTGGGGTTGTCAGGCTGTTGGTTGGTGAACTTTTGAGCCCCGGCCAGAAAGCCCATGAGCAGGGCGAGAGTGAGGAGACAGATCAACTTCATTGCCAGCAGTTCACAGTGAACACTCTGCCGCTGTCAGAAAACATGGTAACAACACCCTGACTTTTATACGGCATTTTTCATGTTGAGAAATTTGTTTCCTACCCATGCTACCTACCCAAGTGTAAGTGAAATGATGCAGGAAATGACTGGAAAGTGGCAAAGCAATTATCCAAACAACACTAAAATCCTGCTTGAAAAATCACGGCCTTGTTGGTGACATAAAAATGGTAAACGATAAAAACCTTCACAGGGTCTGGATGACCTACACTGCTGCCGCGGTCACGCTATCTTGTGTTCAGCAGATCCTGACAAAATAAACATAGTCTTATCTTCACTGAGCGCATTGTGCCATTGATGTAATGAAGAGCACAATGAAGCCTGATTGGCTACCTTCTGCCAGACATTAAATGGAATAATACAACTAGTGCACTACGATCAGTTTCAATTGCCTGAAATTAGGGGGCGTGTTGAAAGTCTAATTCAGAAACAAACACAGTGATCGACTTTGAATGAAATCTCTTTAACGGTGGCGCTTCAAAAGACAATCTGTTCTGTGATTTATGTGTTGTTGGAATTTTTAAatctcccataggaaataatgtatcTGTTCCGGGCTCAAACTGTTACTATCaacaaaacctttattaactgtgcaGGCAATGGTTTAAATCAATATTAACATTCTTACAAAACGAGAAGATAAACCaatgtataataaaactaaaaaaaaaacaaaatgaagacaacCGATGGACATATAGTGGGGAGGGAACAAGGTTTGGGGAGTTATACTGTCACCTCGTGGCCTTTTGTAGGTATTGCTGGAACAAATAAGTTTGTCGGTAAGCAGCCAAAGAACGCATCTTCAACTTTGCGGTTCATCGTCGTATGTATCACTCTAAATTGATAGTCAATATGAAAAATATAGTTTGTCCTCTGGTTTAAAACGAGTTTTGTTCCTAAACTGTGGTGTAAGTTGAGTTTTGAGTTGGGCCTAAAATatatctaaattttaaaaatatatacagtaataaaaagattcaaTGTAAGAATTAAATGGCACTGTAATAAAGAGAACAACTCCTTATTTTTATaactgtggttgtcttgcaggcctttTTAACTTGACCCAGGCTAATCTTTCTGCTCACAGATCTCCATGTAACAGCgcacggaatccatgacccctctagcattcattagccTTCAGTAATCTTAATCCTTAATGACGATCGCGGCAGTCCAGCAGTCG from Dunckerocampus dactyliophorus isolate RoL2022-P2 chromosome 5, RoL_Ddac_1.1, whole genome shotgun sequence encodes the following:
- the LOC129181001 gene encoding zona pellucida sperm-binding protein 4-like isoform X1; protein product: MKLICLLTLALLMGFLAGAQKFTNQQPDNPTKSKAPTGTHQLSCEVEARHKIQCGSASISSSDCRDINCCHDGHMCYYGKCVTLQCTKDGQMIVVVARESTQPNIDFESISFHANEPRCRPVDATSAFAIYQFPITACGTVIMEEDGVVIYENRMSSTYEVTTGLYGAITRDSQYQVLLQCKYAGFSTEAQVIEVGQVPQPNPAAAPGPLNVELRLGSGVCTTKGCVEEDLAFRSFYEDSDYPLLKVLRDPVYVEVRMPARTDPNLVLTLGRCWATANPSPHSVPQWDLLVDGCPWVDDSYQTTLVPVGPSSGLLYPTHHRRFIFKMFTFLSTVVNNSGKGGATDPEVRSPLTRKVYIHCDTSMCQRLFENNCEPTCFRKRRDLVRDTFQNTYKYDSTVVSSLEIQYKELN
- the LOC129181001 gene encoding zona pellucida sperm-binding protein 4-like isoform X2, translating into MKLICLLTLALLMGFLAGAQKFTNQQPDNPTKSKAPTGTHQLSCEVEARHKIQCGSASISSSDCRDINCCHDGHMCYYGKCVTLQCTKDGQMIVVVARESTQPNIDFESISFHANEPRCRPVDATSAFAIYQFPITACGTVIMEEDGVVIYENRMSSTYEVTTGLYGAITRDSQYQVLLQCKYAGFSTEAQVIEVGQVPQPNPAAAPGPLNVELRLGSGVCTTKGCVEEDLAFRSFYEDSDYPLLKVLRDPVYVEVRMPARTDPNLVLTLGRCWATANPSPHSVPQWDLLVDGCPWVDDSYQTTLVPVGPSSGLLYPTHHRRFIFKMFTFLSTVVNNSGKGGATDPEVRSPLTRKVYIHCDTSMCQRLFENNCEPTCFRKSITRPQDCS